A single region of the Felis catus isolate Fca126 chromosome F2, F.catus_Fca126_mat1.0, whole genome shotgun sequence genome encodes:
- the CRISPLD1 gene encoding cysteine-rich secretory protein LCCL domain-containing 1 isoform X2, with translation MNTNATRIVHSDVLDLCVLIIHRGNWWGHAPYKHGRPCSACPPSFGGGCRENLCYKEGSNRYYPPQEEETNEIERQQSQVRDTHVQTRADDSNRNEVISTQQMSQIVSCEVRLRDQCKGTTCNRYECPAGCLDSKAKVIGSVHYEMQSSICRAAIHYGIIDNDGGWVDITRQGRKHYFIKSNRNGVQTIGKYQSANSFTVSKVTVQAVTCETTVEQLCPFHKPASHCPRVYCPRNCMQANPHYARVIGTRVYSDLSSICRAAVHAGVVRNHGGYVDVMPVDKRKTYTASFQNGIFSESLQNPPGGKAFRVFAVV, from the exons ATGAACACGAATGCAACCCGTATTGTCCATTCAGATGTTCTGGACCTGTGTGTACTCATTATACACAG GGGAAACTGGTGGGGTCACGCCCCCTATAAACATGGACGGCCCTGTTCTGCCTGCCCACCTAGTTTTGGAGGAGGCTGCAGAGAAAATCTATGCTACAAAG AAGGATCAAACAGGTATTACCCTCctcaagaagaagaaacaaatgaaattgaacGGCAGCAGTCACAAGTCCGGGACACCCACGTTCAGACAAGAGCAGATGATAGTAACAGAAATGAAGTCATAAGCACACAGCAAATGT ccCAAATTGTTTCTTGTGAAGTAAGATTAAGAGATCAGTGCAAGGGAACAACCTGCAATAG ATATGAATGCCCTGCTGGCTGTTTGGATAGTAAAGCCAAAGTTATTGGCAGTGTACATTATGAAATG CAATCCAGCATTTGTAGAGCCGCAATTCATTATGGCATAATAGACAATGATGGTGGTTGGGTGGATATCACTagacaaggaagaaaacattatttcatcAAATCCAATAGAAATGGTGTTCAGACAATTGG CAAATATCAGTCTGCTAATTCCTTCACAGTCTCTAAAGTGACAG TTCAGGCTGTCACTTGTGAAACAACTGTGGAACAGCTCTGTCCCTTTCATAAGCCTGCTTCACATTGCCCAAG agtcTACTGTCCTCGTAACTGTATGCAGGCAAATCCACATTATGCTCGTGTAATTGGAACTCGAGTTTATTCTGAT CTGTCCAGTATCTGCAGAGCAGCAGTACATGCTGGGGTGGTTCGAAATCATGGTGGTTATGTTGACGTCATGCCTGTGGACAAAAGAAAGACTTACACTGCGTCTTTTCAGAATGGAATCTTCTCAgaaag